The sequence GCCTGATAGGGAGGAGAGAAATAAACTGCCAGCTAGAGGGAGAGATGAGACCAGCTGCTGCAAGAGCTAGCTTGAGTGGAAGAATATACCTGCTGCACTGCTGGCAGAAGCGCATCTCGCGGCCGGCGACGACGATGACAGGTGTCTTGGATTGCGCCTCGCAGACCTTGTGGCGGTGGTGGTCGTCGCGACACTTGCTTAGGTCTGCCTTGCAGCCGTCCACCGCGCACGACGGGCACTGCGCCCCGCCGGCGCTGCCGGGCCCCGAGTGCAGGCGCTTCATCGGGCTGGCGGACGACACTGCGGTTGCAGCCGCCGGCTCCTTCGTGGTCGTGCCGTCCGCTGCCTCAAACTCGCCTAGCTCACCGAGCTTGAGGTCGACGGAGCACTCTGCCCGGCTCGGCGCCGTCGCGGGGGAAGGACCTGGAAAAACGATTGGATACTTAAAACCAAGAAAATGGCATCAATCCAACTAAAATACATAATCGAATAGACCACCAGCGGTGTGGATGATGATTCAAGGCAATACTACCAGAATGTAGTTTTCATGTTACCAGGACAGAAACAAATGTCAATTAAAGTTGTGCTTACCTGGGGGAAGAGATTACTTCAACTTGTTTGTCTTCTCAACATTAAAGACACAGAGGGTGTACAAGTACTTGGAGCAGCGCACCTTGAACTTGACAACATCcttgctcctcttgatcttcacggAATGGGCATCATTCCTCCTCGCTGTGAGAAGGAAGCCCTTGATCTCGTGGATCTACTTTGGTCGCAAGTTTATTTCACAAATGATTAGACAAACAAAAGAGATAGGTTTATACTTGACAATCAACTACAAAATACTAACATGGTagcaaaaaagaaaaactaattgccactacaaagaaaacaagcacccACACACATGCTACACTAAGTTACAGTGGTAGTTTATATATAATAGTACAATGCTAGTGCGTTGCGACTATTAGTGCACAACTATCTTGTAATTAAAAATGGAAGCTCAAAGATTATCAAGAGATTGTTAGCAAACTGTTAAAATGGAACTACAAGAATCATCAAGACGCCATTCATAGCATCTGAGCATCAATTCGTATGGAAATAAAGGAAAACCACACTCACAGATGGGATACGGGGACCTAAGGGCTTGCTTACAGAGTAGTAGTGGATGGTGCAGTGGAGGCACATCTAAGAGTGCAATTACAACTAACTTGGATGAATATTTTGGTGGCCATAATTCACCAATCAATAACTGTACCTTACATTTGTGATGAAGGTAACTGGACCATCTATCCGGGGACCTGAGGGCTTGTTTACAGAGAAATTTGACTTAGAACAAAGCTGAAGCACCTTACATTTTGGACGAAGGGAGTACCTATTAAGGAATTTGTTTATCATAAGATCTGAATGCTTACCTGCTGTCCATTGTCTCCAACACGATGAATTAGAATTTTCCCAATTTTTATTCCTTTACAACAAGCACGCAATGCGTTCTCCATACTCTCACCATTGCAATGAGATGAGGTATAAATAAAGCTAAAATCACTCCATACATCTATTAATATATTAAAATTGTGCACAAGATTGACTGCAAAAATGCATACATTCAGGGGAGGGAATTTGGGACATGATGCATATGAAGGATCCTAACATGATTTTTTTAAACAATAACATGAAATTTTAGAACAAGTTGCTTGCGCAGAAGTTAAACAAGAAAATAATGAGTAAGTAGT is a genomic window of Zea mays cultivar B73 chromosome 5, Zm-B73-REFERENCE-NAM-5.0, whole genome shotgun sequence containing:
- the LOC103627156 gene encoding uridine kinase-like protein 3: MHTLIRDRDITTPDFVFYSDRLIRLVVEHGLGHLPFTEKQVITPTGSVYMGVDFCKKLYGVSIVRSGESMENALRACCKGIKIGKILIHRVGDNGQQPSGPRIDGPVTFITNVRSTRSRASFSQRGGMMPIP